The Hylaeus volcanicus isolate JK05 unplaced genomic scaffold, UHH_iyHylVolc1.0_haploid 12197, whole genome shotgun sequence genome has a window encoding:
- the LOC128882899 gene encoding uncharacterized protein LOC128882899 isoform X1, with amino-acid sequence MFSSGSAVIPTVTGTPFLTEPGLHPGRRGVWKLGTTLGQYVTVAKSSPFLSQYSCRELSFHEKNTSKPTVSNIQETSRKEDFWKMDTCMTQNTFSSNGRKNVCDPYVIQNIKSQEDYVNCHVKESISQDCGVTNHGSCECRQFQSEDGTFHFVTEQKTQQKYDPCAEPISNLSLSNHVECCLKDEQESSCCKKKKWKYSLKKSTWNGGVEKIVSYGLSDDKELNTESIEGHLNTTAFLYNLSQEKKSFSEKFDEEEDKLEDTLCVTPLSNSTLDTPRHERHCERSSFGLYDTIDIKKNSYEGYLSESQVGLNESQQGYRSKKDISSIDKKCSTEVESLGSTNVDKATFISSPLLGLDMTGNQSLNDSDVFWIDHDQKSNELHLDKSDKNLKHFLSIPKGVCGICWEKDATSKEQVTEQVREFDNEMIACRACGVLIHPQCYGLFYTREEKDVRNAWFCAACEYSKYRKDDLCLVSKSIDESEQNKRLSVVDKKSPTDPCYRTSCAEEQIRRVELLDMTQETGAEMHQPHVVIICSLCQRSGGVFCIGEEHLWVHVSCVLYSTEGPQFSLPFFKKQPIWIRRYLALQYQKQYSCYLCQESTGFTVPCNALNCFLRMHISCAFLQRFLPHQNCVFSTCAHAQRRVKFLFCIHHSQCVEKIKTMYVTNTPTSYETHDACHSFSAPSKENQASEHSFPMLKSSCLPINPCSFHPSPWNVVPLYKNVPTHMKKGIPSVHNRTFQNSSRNKTFPSLPTAASRRRWNMLSNESSLANCADWYNPGMPPSSANYRLESHGARSIDIKKRFQSSLCVDLTQAQTSRRRTCHAKRRSTKTNFFPHRFSPSKWYDRSSDNGTDTEDFIGSPLKSSRALKMSRHSKSRLQPFMESCTPYDVSQAQRSKQLQCRRVEKKRHKGDEESDRRESMHRSRTHYTHSRDGRGRPRRGTRHINGSDFEKKGQAAHFGMGAHIILRGIRLKWSRYDSLFQKTSFLTNVLKQSIIQSVAYEDALRQCLCKPHDSLEDSLHCLALFLVSKQTPFSIEKFCEPLPFLSPFGMEDLNTHTNKGATCQAPTTFVFFSHAKRRQVTSTKIPRHTFQEDEQRDTTQSTMYPASSEKSQVLRLNYKSPKCCEQNVQVDSFPMNHKKEKILQEPQGTVMGSFGVGLWKKHVAHEAILQSEHEKMLFEQVDILEKSLQQDIKNTQLAWTLPVVKDIWKEDIKEFPRFLYFCFIGFLLHCSCSQQSYLQTNQRLFDFFLKPIPKDLSKTFLDSLKMLQEVFKKWTVNELCQSLACVRKCYSYHQDNFLFLQPYFATLFFQKIMNGSTLKAIQSHLGCLELFENNLLTYLTPHNSLSTGVPMLADLEVPLEKNTNTLMGHWRDLVQAQKNRAGSSVSDVTAATSLPQAATTSQIFTPIQDPDPLTEKKTSLYTLLPDIILSQTMCTQRKFDKSEENSLNARRVSLQQETDNFKVHVATCPLSTPQATGHTLFNKSEYETPVHTTDSDTPHTATSLFTEMPAERTRYRILRDMLWDVNVSSQLFDFNVLKKLDWLKKKQTQTDDLEESLSGIGVTPRHSEYSFVKQQIGYYLSLLNKVTTKLDLTKNMYCKAITLDEQMPLKLHHQPQAEALIHLFCSITSKWGRIASQCVRGLSDRTSVACMRSQNCFKEFITPCLIQDTKNMSSATSFLTVPDASQAIVKVQTSATSLNKLHTSTSGNRIKYCCICFEEEWEPDNPVLTCVRCFTSLHKKCYIVPESTADDENEAFFCKRCTLEKKRHDMFISGSIRCDFCNTLGGALKHTKEGGWVHVLCALFLLPAVVPEDLQTFDHWDVSMIPMSSQAVNCSVCCMSNWKPHMKRCLPIKEAMGDETDVFTASYSEYHLESFPLRTSDAPPHYPMSLYRAHRRGVCVSCSYEKCERSFHPFCAWLAGMYVKVTLKNNSFYPWNKKIAEMCSKQDETLRLRNEAFFLTMDQIYFPMLQFEIFCFDHSPSCTTIFHKEELVTRSSSYQRCLRQQEFMNRDLYPNGTYTVASQHHLINGGCKTSRQPCQELLIQDTLSVPHATTIPTNLHAFDASGANDMKEKNMHINAGYRDTILDTYYDHICCICFTHAHSDAKSADQRLRHCRRCGLAVHPVCYNDEGLRLRVFSPTLLSKKSTALNTKESYDILLNYLVSVETQFEKPKELFPLTDLLCKIEAYNILQLDLPQVFFPSLKNLDVTTLQDIYFTCDVCSNGYVPEHVVCVVCGRKGGALRILHVEDSERKNSSSRDTVAEMFIHVVCATYAPGISIEDSNGLFSVKTLDTIIKSDFYGSNKCQLCDSKDGITLPCSYPSCSVFNHARCLQHHNCWLGLHSAVERFLDEEKPIKPLPEVKLHPQNLSQIHTFCYTHTKLKLKYTRQPLHSSLQRMKELLEQLRVKTCGVKNRVLSKENEIATFLKLLQLKKPLLTVKEARSNNVASLISSEKLIPFLSMDTKYDAAYINKGYTVTSSTKWNTTLDYEPVRLFPEKPILNSRTVPYVLEEVTTKVLEASVGSETLLEALPPFTKLSLDKLYVLGQARALTIAEIVDFSRMLLPDYQRRRRGRPSAKEKVIRVLTTGALQYLKAQKHAHETLQDVVKRLPLESMKPCDFTFWVEASTIADQYGKSLQAILCGTTNGANEWMALSSSKKTLFTTYQRQHNQNGMLVPDNKSMITTSVEETTKSSPLHMDEQQFWESPQNNDPSTPQVSEVDVSLQTQVKNVSMALKERLLNEKNIQDQQHFVDFACESKSHGTDSSFCKECLTIQHGGDRNQDAHVFSALGETTTHESQSCLNTNLNVQVCVTEQIEKQHVIQASVEEALSSSGGHVVTSSSSLLDSRVEDFSTVVDTFEKASKSSPNGYVKESPPLFNSHVEDTGGLPDNLLEASLSVEYSLEQKTVLFSENHLETNTLPLLNSQCGTASLHSLKGKGKAVASALAEDHAEGTRPLVPETHVEGTNPPGPETHVEPTKPRVPEAQVEPTNPRVPEAQVEPTKPRVPEAQAEPTTPPVTETHVKEVLSSPEGSIHDASPPVQNCIVKKGVLVEKIVSESPVVNLEKKKAGNILNKKPELTMVDANTVLHRNVSDKISTDPCESSCIATRLRRSVRKRHTLGMSEEKKEEEGVLDNAGQNESRISTRGHKVEKATKVEFLDVYQIVANTVLSSFETVKELENFCWFHISFSVSQNGKSTDLHVGDNEDFFFLSKKYVDDKVHPTSFTESLQLCDLFSAVALHEVRTVVVRPIKPSPTNICNSILCMFQSLRSAKNDSHIPLLSFLFLQPENIKLFQKLCQDAVKGNIQSLEEVHTTYISCLTNPSMKLLVLKREDVWLHFSWYGKYVRDKSFNQVMIEKWLPPVGNNLRQPRRYPTLTQAAVDDVTRYFQHLIGWVLQQVDNPSAALCNIPGWNTHNSLWNDTNVFSLFYLTQSVRIFCTTLWKWREGLVVGYGSPLLANSQRFKFHQKDNQKYPELYGERKQGALLCSHEEDTELEKPQYFTNYSYLVYFEISETFVFEWCSLTLWDFVETKNLTTTTTTTTTNVSKLFELDSKYHIRSFLTWTTLSNCYECQKPLMSYWKDKTPSEFLLCQNLSRGSKNGKDKVLTLIKCHNTTCRECVEKTLANCKTLSSWDTCATWKCSQCRRPADSTETTKTENVTVHESERSLSTGSGKDTFSATFKSLQTCKNFSCRTDSMLDYKLKKQCGKVSWRIGLTSKEKKRQKSDMKDFYQASHELKKFRKQK; translated from the exons ATGTTTTCGTCAGGATCGGCAGTGATTCCAACAGTGACGGGTACACCTTTTTTAACGGAGCCTGGTTTGCATCCAGGACGTCGAGGTGTATGGAAATTAGGAACCACCTTGGGGCAATATGTGACTGTAGCGAAATCTTCACCGTTTTTATCGCAGTATTCATGTCGTGAATTGTCATTTCACGAGAAGAACACGAGTAAACCAACAGTTTCTAACATTCAAGAAACCAGTAGAAAGGaagatttttggaaaatggaCACTTGTATGACACAAAACACCTTTTCTTCGAATGGAAGGAAAAATGTGTGTGATCCTTatgttatacaaaatattaagaGTCAAGAAGATTATGTAAATTGTCATGtaaaagaaagcatttcgcAGGACTGTGGCGTGACAAATCATGGTTCCTGTGAGTGCAGACAATTTCAAAGCGAAGATGGAACCTTTCATTTTGTAACTGAACAAAAGACGCAGCAAAAATATGATCCTTGTGCTGAACCTATTTCTAATTTGTCCTTGTCTAATCATGTCGAATGTTGTTTAAAAGATGAGCAAGAATCAAGTtgttgtaaaaagaaaaaatggaaatatagtttaaaaaaatccacGTGGAATGGTGgtgttgaaaaaattgtgtCATATGGACTGAGTGACGACAAAGAATTAAACACTGAAAGTATTGAGGGTCATTTGAACACAACAGCGTTTCTATATAACCTTTCGCAAGAAAAGAAgagtttttcagaaaaatttgatGAAGAAGAGGACAAATTGGAAGACACATTATGTGTCACTCCTTTATCCAACTCTACTCTCGATACGCCAAGACATGAGCGGCATTGCGAAAGGAGTTCTTTTGGCCTGTATGATACCattgacataaaaaaaaacagttatGAAGGTTACTTGTCAGAAAGTCAGGTTGGTTTGAATGAGTCTCAACAAGGGTATAGAAGTAAGAAAGATATTTCGTCGATTGACAAAAAGTGTTCTACGGAAGTCGAGTCCTTAGGTTCCACCAATGTTGATAAGgcaacttttatttcatcacCATTATTGGGCCTCGATATGACTGGAAATCAATCATTGAACGATTCAGACGTTTTTTGGATTGATCATGACCAGAAAAGCAATGAGTTGCATTTGGATAAAAGTGAcaagaatttaaaacattttctttcaattcctAAGGGTGTGTGTGGAATTTGTTGGGAGAAGGATGCAACATCTAAAGAACAAGTAACTGAGCAAGTACGAGAGTTTGATAACGAAATGATTGCATGCCGTGCATGTGGGGTGTTAATTCATCCACAATGTTATGGACTTTTTTACActcgagaagaaaaagacGTACGAAACGCTTGGTTTTGCGCTGCTTGTGAATATAGTAAATATCGAAAGGATGATTTATGCTTGGTTTCCAAAAGTATCGATGAAAGCGAACAAAACAAACGTTTAAGTGTAGTTGACAAAAAATCACCCACCGATCCATGTTATCGAACAAGCTGTGCTGAAGAGCAAATAAGGAGAGTTGAGCTATTGGATATGACTCAAGAGACTGGAGCAGAAATGCATCAACCTCATGTTGTAATAATATGTTCTTTATGTCAACGTTCTGGGGGTGTTTTTTGTATCGGAGAAGAGCATCTTTGGGTTCATGTCTCATGTGTTTTATATTCGACAGAAGGtccacaattttctttgcctttttttaaaaagcagCCTATTTGGATTCGTCGTTATTTAGCATTACAATATCAAAAGCAGTACTCGTGCTATCTTTGTCAAGAATCCACCGGTTTCACTGTTCCATGCaatgcattaaattgttttttacgAATGCATATTTCTTGTGCATTTCTTCAAAGGTTTCTACCTCACCAAAATTGTGTTTTTTCGACCTGCGCTCATGCACAACGTCGTgtcaaatttctattttgtattCACCATTCTCAATGCGtggaaaaaatcaaaacaatgtATGTAACTAACACGCCTACTTCGTATGAAACCCATGACGCTTGTCACTCATTTTCTGCACCCTCTAAAGAAAATCAAGCATCAGAACATTCCTTTCCTATGTTAAAATCTTCATGTCTTCCAATCAATCCGTGCTCCTTTCATCCATCCCCTTGGAATGTTGTTCCCCTGTATAAAAATGTGCCGACTCATATGAAAAAAGGAATTCCGTCAGTACATAATCGAACATTTCAAAACAGCAGTCGTAATAAAACGTTTCCCTCTCTTCCAACTGCTGCGTCGCGTCGGCGGTGGAATATGTTATCGAATGAATCTTCGCTTGCTAATTGTGCAGATTGGTATAATCCGGGTATGCCTCCGTCTTCAGCTAACTATAGGCTAGAATCGCATGGAGCCCGAtctattgatattaaaaagcGCTTTCAATCTTCTTTATGCGTTGACTTGACACAGGCGCAAACTTCGCGAAGGCGTACATGCCATGCAAAACGTCGATcaacgaaaacaaatttctttccacATCGTTTTTCTCCCTCCAAATGGTATGACCGGTCTTCGGACAACGGTACTGATACAGAAGATTTCA TTGGTTCCCCTTTGAAGAGCTCACGTGCACTCAAAATGTCTAGACATTCCAAAAGTCGTCTTCAACCCTTCATGGAATCGTGTACTCCGTACGATGTTTCCCAAGCACAGCGTAGTAAGCAATTGCAGTGTCGTCGGGTAGAAAAGAAAAGGCATAAGGGTGACGAAGAAAGCG ATCGGAGAGAATCGATGCATCGATCAAGGACACATTACACACATTCAAGAGATGGTAGAGGTCGACCGCGTCGTGGTACGCGTCATATAAATGGAAGTGATTTTGAGAAAAAAGGTCAAGCTGCTCATTTTGGAATGGGAGCCCATATTATTTTGCGTGGTATTCGTCTAAAGTGGTCTCGTTATGatagtttatttcaaaaaaccTCTTTTTTAACAAACGTGCTTAAACAAAGCATAATTCAAAGTGTTGCGTATGAAGATGCCTTACGGCAATGTCTTTGTAAGCCACACGATTCTCTTGAAGATTCCCTTCATTGTTTAGCTCTTTTTTTGGTTTCAAAACAAACACCGTTTTCAATAGAAAAGTTTTGTGAACCACTTCCTTTTTTGTCACCTTTTGGC ATGGAGGATTTAAATACTCATACGAACAAGGGTGCAACATGTCAAGCCCCTAcaacttttgttttcttttcccaCGCTAAGCGACGTCAAGTTACTTCAACTAAAATCCCACGGCACACTTTTCAAGAAGACGAACAAAGAGATACCACCCAATCAACAATGTATCCCGCATCAAGTGAAAAGTCGCAAGTATTACGCTTGAACTATAAAAGTCCTAAATGTTGTGAACAGAATGTTCAAGTAGATTCATTTCCTATGAaccataaaaaagaaaaaattttacaagaaCCACAAGGCACTGTCATGGGTTCTTTTGGTGTGGGTCTCTGGAAGAAACATGTTGCTCACGAAGCAATTTTGCAGAGTGAgcacgaaaaaatgttatttgagCAGGttgatattttagaaaaatcatTGCAACAAGATATCAAAAACACCCAACTTGCGTGGACATTACCTGTCGTGAAAGATATTTGGAAGGaagatataaaagaatttcctcggtttttatatttttgctttatCGGGTTTTTATTGCATTGTTCATGTTCTCAGCAGTCttatttgcaaacaaatcaaaggttatttgatttttttttaaaaccaatTCCAAAAGACTTGTCTAAAACGTTTCTtgattctttgaaaatgttgcaagaggtgtttaaaaaatggactGTCAATGAACTTTGCCAGTCTTTAGCATGTGTAAGAAAATGCTACTCATACCACcaagataattttttattccttcaACCGTATTTtgcaacattattttttcaaaaaatcatgAATGGAAGTACACTAAAAGCTATTCAAAGTCATCTTGGATGTTTAGaactgtttgaaaataatctgTTAACATATCTAACACCTCATAACTCTTTATCAACAGGTGTTCCAATGTTAGCCGATCTGGAGGTTCCTTTAGAAAAGAATACGAATACATTGATGGGACACTGGCGGGATTTAGTGCAAGCTCAAAAAAACAGAGCAGGATCTTCTGTTTCAGATGTTACGGCAGCCACATCTTTACCACAAGCAGCGACGACGTCGCAGATTTTTACACCGATTCAGGATCCAGATCCATTgaccgaaaaaaaaacatcctTGTATACGCTGCTTCCCGATATCATCCTTTCACAGACTATGTGTACGCAACGGAAGTTCGACAAAAGTGAGGAGAACAGTTTGAATGCAAGGAGAGTGTCATTGCAGCAAGAAACtgataatttcaaagttcatGTAGCGACATGTCCATTAAGTACACCTCAAGCAACAGGTCACACcttgtttaataaaagtgAGTACGAAACGCCAGTTCACACAACTGACAGTGACACACCTCATACCGCCACTTCACTTTTCACTGAGATGCCAGCAGAGAGAACACGCTATCGCATTTTACGAGACATGTTATGGGATGTCAATGTTTCATCTCAATTGTTTGATTTTAATGTTCTTAAAAAACTTgattggttaaaaaaaaaacagacaCAAACTGACGATTTAGAAGAGTCCTTATCAGGCATTGGTGTAACACCACGCCATTCCGAGTATTCTTTTGTAAAGCAACAAATTGGTTATTATCTTTCGTTGCTGAACAAAGTTACTACAAAATtagatttaacaaaaaatatgtattgcAAAGCTATAACTTTAGATGAACAAATGCCTTTAAAATTACATCATCAACCACAAGCTGAAGCGTTAATTCATCTATTTTGCTCTATTACATCCAAATGGGGTCGTATTGCGTCCCAATGTGTTCGTGGTCTTTCGGATCGAACATCTGTCGCTTGCATGCGTTCTCAGAATTGCTTCAAGGAATTCATCACCCCGTGTTTGATTCAAGATACGAAGAATATGTCTTCTGCAACGTCTTTTCTCACTGTACCAGACGCTTCACAGGCGATTGTAAAAGTTCAGACAAGTGCGACTTCTTTAAATAAGCTCCACACTTCTACGTCAGGAAATCGTATAAAGTATTGTTGTATTTGTTTTGAAGAAGAATGGGAACCAGATAATCCGGTTCTGACATGCGTACGATGTTTCACATCTCTTCATAAGAAATGCTACATTGTACCGGAGTCTACCGCTGACGATGAAAATGAAGCTTTCTTCTGCAAGAGGTGcactttagaaaaaaaaagacatg ATATGTTTATATCGGGTTCAATTCGATGTGACTTTTGTAATACGTTGGGCGGAGCGTTAAAACATACCAAGGAAGGCGGATGGGTTCACGTGTTGTGTGCATTGTTTCTATTACCAGCCGTGGTTCCAGAAGATTTACAGACATTCGACCATTGGGACGTTTCGATGATTCCAATGTCGTCTCAAGCAGTAAATTGTTCTGTTTGCTGTATGTCAAATTGGAAACCGCATATGAAACGTTGCCTACCAATAAAAGAAGCAATGGGTGACGAGACGGATGTTTTCACAGCTTCATATTCTGAGTATCATTTAGAAAGCTTTCCTCTTCGCACCAGTGATGCCCCACCCCATTATCCGATGTCTTTGTACCGCGCGCATCGTCGTGGCGTTTGCGTTTCATGCTCTTATGAAAAGTGTGAACGTTCGTTTCATCCTTTTTGTGCGTGGCTTGCTGGAATGTATGTTAAGGTGACTCTCAAAAATAACTCTTTCTACCCttggaacaaaaaaatagctg aaatgtgCAGTAAACAAGATGAAACATTGAGATTAAGAAACgaggctttttttttaaccatggatcaaatttattttcctatgcttcaatttgaaattttttgttttgatcaTTCACCATCATGCACCACCATTTTTCACAAGGAAGAACTTGTGACGCGTTCTTCGAGTTATCAGCGTTGTTTGCGGCAACAGGAGTTCATGAATCGAGATCTTTACCCAAATGGAACATATACTGTAGCTTCACAACATCATTTGATTAACGGAGGTTGTAAAACATCAAGGCAACCATGTCAAGAATTGTTGATTCAAGACACATTGAGTGTACCGCACGCAACCACGATTCCGACAAATCTTCATGCATTTGATGCTTCGGGTGCTAATGATatgaaggaaaaaaatatgcat ATTAATGCTGGCTATCGTGATACTATACTCGATACATATTATGATCATATATGCTGTATTTGCTTTACACACGCGCATTCAGACGCCAAGTCTGCTGACCAGCGTTTAAGACATTGTCGTCGTTGCGGTTTAGCCGTTCACCCAGTGTGTTACAATGATGAAGGATTAAGACTTCGAGTTTTTTCACCAACATTACTTTCCAAAAAGTCCACTGCACTGAATACGAAGGAATCCTAtgacattttgttaaattatctcGTGTCTGTGGAGACTCAATTCGAAAAACCTAAAGAACTCTTTCCTTTAACGGATTTACTTTGTAAAATCGAAGCTTATAATATTTTGCAGTTGGATTTG ccTCAGGTTTTTTTCCCTTCGTTGAAGAATCTCGATGTAACTACTTTACAAGATATCTATTTTACATGCGATGTTTGTTCTAACGGATACGTTCCTGAGCATGTTGTTTGTGTTGTATGTGGACGTAAAGGCGGAGCTTTGCGGATTTTGCATGTTGAAGATTCGGAGAGGAAAAACTCTAGTTCTCGAGATACTGTGGCAGAGATGTTCATTCATGTGGTGTGTGCTACGTATGCACCTGGGATTTCTATTGAAGACTCCAATGGGTTGTTTAGTGTTAAAACACTTGACACCATAATCAAATCAGATTTTTATGGTAGCAACAAGTGCCAGTTATGTGATTCAAAGGATGGTATCACGCTTCCTTGTTCGTATCCTAGTTGTTCTGTTTTCAACCATGCAAGATGTTTACAGCACCACAATTGTTGGTTAGGGCTGCATAGTGCAGTAGAAAGATTCTTAGATGAGGAAAAACCAATAAAACCATTGCCAG AAGTGAAACTACACCCCCAAAATTTGTCACAAATTCACACTTTCTGTTATActcatacaaaattaaaactaaaatatacaAGGCAACCTTTACATTCAAGTCTGCAGCGTATGAAAGAATTATTGGAACAG CTACGTGTTAAAACCTGTGGTGTTAAAAATCGAGTTTTAtccaaagaaaatgaaattgcaacATTTCTTAAGttgttgcaattaaaaaaacctttgCTTACAGTAAAAGAAGCACGTTCAAACAATGTCGCTTCCTTAATATCCAGCGAAAAACTTATTCCGTTTTTATCTATGGATACTAAATATGACGCGGCATACAT aaacaaaggGTATACTGTTACGTCGTCCACAAAATGGAATACGACATTAGATTATGAGCCAGTTCGACTATTTCCAGAAAAACCAATTTTAAATAGCCGAACCGTTCCATATGTATTAGAAGAAGTTACAACTAAAGTATTAGAGGCTTCAGTAGGATCAG aGACACTGCTCGAAGCGTTACCtccttttacaaaattgtCATTAGACAAATTATATGTTTTAGGGCAAGCAAGAGCACTAACT ATAGCGGAAATTGTGGATTTTTCACGAATGTTATTGCCGGATTATCAGCGGCGGCGACGAGGAAGGCCCTCGGCAAAAGAAAAAGTGATACGAGTTTTAACAACTGGAGCGCTTCAATATCTCAAAGCGCAAAAACATGCACATGAAACCCTGCAGGATGTCGTGAAACGCTTGCCGTTGGAATCAATGAAACCTTGCGATTTCACGTTTTGGGTTGAAGCATCCACTATTGCTGATCAATACGGTAAATCATTACAAGCCATTTTATGTGGAACAACAAACGGTGCAAATGAATGGATGGCGTTATCATCTTCTAAGAAAACACTGTTTACAACGTATCAACGACAACACAATCAGAATGGCATGTTAGTGCCCGATAATAAATCTATGATAACAACATCCGTGGAAGAGACAACAAAATCGTCGCCTCTCCATATGGATGAACAGCAATTTTGGGAATCGCCACAAAATAACGACCCTTCAACACCGCAGGTGTCGGAAGTCGATGTTTCTTTACAAACACAAGT CAAAAACGTGTCAATGGCTTTAAAGGAACGACTTTTAAATGAGAAAAACATTCAAGATCAACAACATTTTGTTGACTTTGCGTGTGAGTCAAAAAGCCATGGAACAGACAGCTCTTTCTGTAAGGAATGTCTTACTATTCAACAT GGCGGTGACCGGAACCAAGATGCGCATGTTTTTAGTGCATTAGGTGAAACGACAACGCACGAAAGTCAGAGTTGCTTAAACACCAATCTTAACGTTCAGGTATGTGTTACTGAACAAATCGAAAAACAACATGTTATTCAGGCCTCCGTGGAGGAAGCATTGTCGTCATCAGGTGGTCATGTGGTAACGTCATCAAGTTCTTTACTGGATAGCCGCGTAGAAGACTTTTCGACAGTAGTAGACACTTTCGAAAAGGCGTCTAAATCATCTCCGAATGGTTATGTAAAAGAGTCACCACCCCTCTTCAATAGTCATGTGGAAGACACTGGGGGCTTACCCGATAATTTGCTAGAGGCGTCATTGTCTGTAGAGTACAGTCTTGAACAAAAAACAGTGCTTTTTTCGGAGAATCATTTGGAAACAAACACGTTGCCTCTACTGAACAGTCAGTGTGGAACGGCAAGCCTGCACTCACTTAAAGGCAAGGGTAAAGCCGTGGCGTCGGCCTTAGCAGAGGACCACGCCGAAGGGACAAGGCCGCTTGTACCAGAAACTCACGTCGAAGGGACAAATCCGCCCGGACCAGAGACTCACGTCGAACCGACAAAGCCGCGTGTACCAGAAGCTCAGGTCGAACCGACAAACCCGCGTGTACCAGAAGCTCAGGTCGAACCGACAAAGCCGCGTGTACCAGAAGCTCAAGCCGAACCAACAACACCGCCCGTAACAGAAACTCATGTTAAAGAAGTCCTGTCGTCGCCGGAAGGTAGTATACACGACGCGTCGCCGCCGGTGCAAAATTGTATTGTGAAGAAGGGTGTGTTAGTAGAGAAG ATTGTTAGTGAGTCTCCTGTTgtgaatttggaaaaaaaaaaagctgggaacattttgaataaaaaaccTGAATTGACGATGGTCGATGCAAATACTGTATTGCATAGAAACGTTTCGG ATAAAATAAGTACGGACCCATGTGAGTCAAGTTGTATTGCAACACGTTTACGTCGTTCAGTTCGTAAGCGACATACGCTGGGTATGTCagaagagaagaaagaggaagagggTGTTTTGGATAATGCAGGACAGAATGAATCCCGAATTTCGACGCGTGGGCACAAAGTAGAAAAAGCTACTAAAGTCGAATTTCTTGACGTGTATCAAATTGTTGCTAACACAGTCCTGTCATCTTTTGAGACTGTAAAAGAATTGGAGAATTTTTGTTGGTTTCATATATCATTCAGCGTCTCACAGAATGGAAAAAGTACAGACTTGCATGTTGGTGATAAcgaagatttttttttcttatcgaaaaaatatgttgatgATAAAGTGCATCCTACCTCTTTTACAGAGTCCCTCCAACTTTGCG atcTATTCTCAGCAGTTGCGCTGCATGAAGTACGAACGGTAGTTGTAAGGCCAATAAAGCCAAGTCCAACCAATATTTGCAATAGCATCCTTTGTATGTTTCAATCGTTGCGATCTGCGAAAAATGACAGTCACAt ACCACTATtgagttttttatttttacaacctgaaaatataaaattgtttcagaaACTATGTCAGGACGCTGTAAAAGGAAACATTCAATCTTTAGAAGAAGTACATACAACATACATCAGTTGCCTAACAAATCCCTCtatgaaattattagtttTAAAACGAGAGGATGTTTGGTTACATTTTTCTTGGTATGGAAAGTATGTTCGTGATAAGTCATTCAATCAAGtaatgattgaaaaatggtTACCCCCCGTGGGCAACAATTTACGTCAACCTCGACGGTATCCAACTCTGACTCAAGCGGCGGTTGATGACGTTACGCGCTATTTCCAACATTTAATTGGGTGGGTATTGCAACAAGTTGATAATCCGTCAGCAGCTCTTTGCAACATTCCAGGATGGAATACACACAATTCATTATGGAACGATACAAATGTTTTC TCTCTTTTCTATTTAACACAATCCGTTCGAATTTTTTGTACGACATTATGGAAATGGAGAGAAGGTTTAGTAGTCGGGTATGGAAGTCCTTTACTAGCGAATTCTCaacgttttaaatttcatcaaaaagaCAATCAA aaatatccAGAGTTATACGGGGAGAGGAAACAAGGTGCTTTACTATGTTCACATGAAGAGGACACTGAACTGGAAAAGCCTCAATATTTTACTAACTACTCGTATCtcgtttactttgaaatatcagaaacttttgtttttgaatggtGTTCTTTAACTTTATGGGATTTTGTTGAAACGAAAAAtctaacaacaacaacaacaacaacaacaacaaa TGTGAGCAAGTTATTCGAATTGGATTCCAAATATCATATTCGCTCGTTTCTTACATGGACGACGCTTAGTAATTGTTACGAGTGCCAAAAGCCGCTTATGTCGTACTGGAAAGATAAAACTCCTTCAGAATTTTTACTTTGCC aaaatctaTCTCGTGGAagcaaaaatggaaaagacAAAGTTTTAACCTTAATCAAATGTCACAATACGACATGTCGAGAATGTGTGGAGAAAACATTAGCGAACTGCAAAACACTATCTTCGTGGGATACATGTGCAACGTGGAAGTGTTCGCAGTGTCGTCGGCCAGCGGATTCAACCGAAACAACAAAAACAGA AAACGTGACAGTCCACGAATCTGAACGATCTTTATCTACCGGTTCGGGAAAAGATACATTTTCCGCAACATTTAAATCTTTACAAACGTGCAAAAACTTTTCTTGTCGAACAGATTCTATGCTGGATTATAAacttaaaaaacaatgtgGAAAAGTGTCATGGAGAATAGGATTAacatcaaaagaaaaaaagcgtCAGAAATCAGATATGAAAGATTTTTATCAAGCGTCacatgaattgaaaaaatttcgtaaacaaaagtaa